The following are from one region of the Terriglobia bacterium genome:
- the nrfD gene encoding polysulfide reductase NrfD, whose protein sequence is MAAPDILPPKGVRPPIIGPGQTFGTITDRIAGIVLTKHTPIFWVAIVAISLAIFGMLQTAIGYLLVKGVGIWGITIPIGWGFAIVNFVWWIGIGHAGTLISAILLLFKQTWRTSINRFAEAMTIFAVMQAGLFPLIHTGRPWLAAYWLFPIPLTMGVWPQFRSPLIWDVFAVSTYFTASFLFWGIGLIPDFATLRDSAKTLVVRRIYGMLAMGWRGSAKHWNRYETAYMLLAGLCTPLVLSVHSVVSLDFAVSVVPGWHTTFFPPYFVAGAIYSGFAMVLMLAIPFRYLYGMQDFITLRHLQNCGKLMLATGQIVAYSYAMEMFIGWYSHDKYELAMVNNRLHGPYSHYYYMLILCNILIPQSLWLNKVRSTPWILFLVSVVVNTGMWLERFVIVVMSLQRDYIPSSWGMYWFTKWDMMIFVGTMGFFTLLFFIFIRLMPAISIFEMRNLIPQAKVKE, encoded by the coding sequence ATGGCTGCACCAGACATTCTGCCGCCTAAAGGTGTAAGGCCGCCCATTATCGGGCCCGGCCAGACCTTTGGCACCATAACGGACCGCATTGCCGGAATTGTGCTCACCAAGCACACCCCTATCTTCTGGGTAGCAATTGTGGCTATTTCGCTGGCGATTTTCGGCATGTTGCAGACCGCGATTGGCTACCTGCTGGTTAAAGGCGTGGGAATCTGGGGCATCACCATCCCGATTGGATGGGGCTTCGCCATCGTGAACTTTGTGTGGTGGATCGGTATCGGCCACGCGGGCACGCTGATCTCTGCCATTCTTCTGTTGTTCAAGCAGACCTGGCGTACCTCGATCAACCGATTTGCTGAGGCCATGACGATTTTTGCCGTCATGCAGGCCGGCTTGTTCCCGCTGATTCACACTGGACGTCCGTGGCTGGCAGCCTACTGGCTGTTTCCTATTCCGCTCACCATGGGTGTCTGGCCGCAGTTCCGCAGCCCGCTCATCTGGGACGTATTTGCCGTCTCAACGTACTTCACGGCATCGTTCCTGTTCTGGGGCATTGGACTCATTCCTGACTTTGCTACGCTGCGCGATTCCGCCAAAACGCTGGTTGTCCGGCGCATTTATGGCATGTTGGCGATGGGCTGGCGCGGATCAGCCAAGCACTGGAACCGCTATGAGACGGCTTATATGCTTTTGGCTGGTCTTTGTACTCCGCTGGTTCTCTCGGTGCATAGCGTGGTGTCACTGGATTTCGCGGTGTCCGTGGTGCCGGGATGGCACACTACTTTCTTCCCGCCATACTTCGTCGCCGGCGCAATCTATTCCGGTTTCGCCATGGTGCTGATGCTGGCGATTCCGTTCCGCTATCTCTATGGCATGCAGGATTTCATCACCCTGCGGCATTTGCAGAACTGCGGCAAGCTAATGTTGGCAACCGGCCAAATCGTCGCCTATTCCTATGCGATGGAAATGTTTATCGGCTGGTACAGCCATGACAAATACGAACTGGCCATGGTCAATAACCGGCTGCATGGCCCGTACTCGCACTATTACTACATGCTCATCCTCTGCAACATCCTCATACCGCAGTCGCTGTGGCTCAACAAGGTGCGTTCCACGCCGTGGATACTGTTCCTGGTGTCCGTGGTGGTGAATACCGGTATGTGGCTTGAGCGGTTTGTCATTGTCGTCATGAGCCTCCAGCGCGATTACATTCCGAGTTCGTGGGGCATGTACTGGTTTACGAAGTGGGACATGATGATTTTCGTTGGAACCATGGGGTTCTTTACTTTGCTCTTCTTTATCTTTATCCGGCTTATGCCGGCCATTTCCATCTTTGAAATGCGGAACCTGATTCCGCAGGCGAAGGTGAAAGAATAA
- a CDS encoding DUF3341 domain-containing protein — MAEFETPTELVEAAKGAYAAGYRKMDAYTPYPLEEAAEAIGAHHNRVPLIVLVGAMLGMIGGYSLEYWVSAVAYPINVGGKPFHSWPAFIPVTFECAVLGACLAAVFGMLALNGLPQPYHPVFNSPNFVRASRDRFFLCIESQDPRFSPSDTRKLLESYKPEEITEVPY, encoded by the coding sequence ATGGCGGAGTTTGAAACGCCTACGGAACTGGTGGAAGCGGCCAAGGGCGCTTATGCCGCCGGCTATCGCAAAATGGATGCGTACACCCCATATCCGCTGGAAGAAGCCGCGGAAGCTATTGGCGCGCACCATAATCGTGTGCCGTTGATCGTGCTGGTTGGGGCCATGCTTGGAATGATTGGCGGATATTCGCTGGAATACTGGGTTTCGGCCGTCGCTTATCCGATCAATGTCGGCGGCAAGCCATTTCATTCATGGCCTGCGTTCATTCCGGTTACTTTTGAATGCGCGGTGCTGGGCGCGTGCCTGGCTGCTGTGTTTGGCATGCTGGCCTTGAATGGACTTCCGCAGCCGTATCACCCGGTATTTAATTCACCGAACTTTGTGCGCGCCAGTCGTGACCGCTTCTTCTTGTGTATTGAGTCTCAGGACCCCCGGTTCAGCCCGTCTGACACTCGCAAATTGCTGGAGAGTTATAAGCCTGAAGAGATCACGGAGGTGCCGTATTAA
- a CDS encoding cytochrome c has product MHNQPKFIPLRSSEFYSDRRSARYPVPGTISRTVSGDSANCSNNASPECQESVIVDKEQLDPNSYYLTGKRGNVYGNDLPGDLPFKGDTPEGRQNILARGQERYTIYCTPCHSQLGDGNGMIVQRGFKRPPSFHVQRLKNAPLGWFYDVISNGFGGMPDYAAQIKPADRWAIAAYIRALQLSQNASETDVAAADRDQLSKPSEQGITIPDTSIISPAVTTPVTPVPDTQPKGNKR; this is encoded by the coding sequence ATGCATAACCAGCCAAAATTTATTCCGCTTAGATCAAGCGAGTTCTATTCTGATCGCCGATCGGCGCGCTATCCCGTTCCCGGAACCATCTCGCGCACGGTTTCCGGCGACTCGGCAAACTGTTCCAACAATGCGTCGCCGGAATGTCAGGAAAGCGTGATCGTGGACAAGGAGCAGCTCGATCCCAACAGTTATTACCTGACCGGCAAACGCGGAAACGTTTACGGCAACGATCTTCCCGGCGATCTGCCGTTCAAGGGGGATACTCCGGAGGGACGGCAGAACATACTGGCGCGGGGCCAGGAACGCTACACTATCTATTGCACTCCCTGCCATTCGCAGTTGGGCGATGGAAACGGCATGATCGTGCAGCGCGGCTTTAAGCGTCCGCCGTCTTTCCATGTGCAGCGGCTCAAGAACGCGCCGCTCGGCTGGTTTTATGATGTCATCAGCAATGGTTTTGGCGGTATGCCGGACTACGCCGCCCAGATAAAACCTGCTGATCGCTGGGCCATTGCCGCCTATATTCGCGCGCTGCAGCTCAGCCAGAACGCAAGTGAAACGGACGTCGCGGCTGCCGATCGAGACCAATTGAGCAAGCCGTCAGAACAAGGAATTACTATCCCAGATACATCTATAATTTCGCCCGCCGTAACAACTCCGGTAACGCCGGTGCCTGATACGCAGCCAAAGGGGAACAAGCGATGA